TCGACATCTTCAAGCGTCAGGTCGGCGCGGAACGATTCGACCAGCTCTTCGGCGCTCTGCTCGCGGCCTTCATCGATGCCGCTCTCTTCGACCCACTCGCGGTGGGTTTCGGCGACGACCTGCGCGCCCGGCGCGAAAGCTTGCAGGCCGGAAGCCGGCATCGGCCCCAGCTCGGCTTCAGAGCCCGCGGGCGCATCGGCCAGCGTTTCTTGAATCTGCACCTCGGTTGGGCTCATCGCGTCAAAATTCGGCACGGCGGACGCGTCGGGCCGCGCCGGGTCAGGCTCGGCATCGGGCGGCGGCGCGTACTGCCGCTCTTCATCCATCTCGTCTGCCGCCTCTTCCGCGGAAGGCTCAGGCTCGGCGAGCCGCGACGGGTCAATGGTTGCTTCTTCTGTCGCCGCGGTCGCGGTTTCGTGCCCTTCTTCTGGCATGGCTTCGGCCTCCAAAGCGGCTTCAGGAGCCGCTTCCGCGGCTTCGCCGCTTTCCGCCAGCTCGGCGTCGTGAGCCGATCCTTCAACGCCTTCTTCGCTGACCGAGACGCCGTGACCGGCTTCGGGCTCAGTAGCTTCGGACCCGGTCGCCGTTTCATCAGCGGCCTCGGCTTCGGCGGGCGCGGCAGCAGCTTCCTTCGCCGCCTGCACTTCGCGCGCGTGCTTCTGCGCCAGCAAGCGGTGCGCGCGCTCCAGAATCTCGTTCGCCTGGTCGAAGCTCACGTCAATAGCGTCAACCAGCTCGTCCACGCCCATGCCGCTCAACTGCTCGATGTTCTCGATGCCGCGGTCTTTCAAGCGCTGCGCCGTGATCTGGTCGAGCGCCAGGCTCTCGCGGATGTCGGCGAGCGTCGCTTCGCCGCCGGCCATGACGGCTTCGAGCTGCGCGGCGGCAGCGCGCGCCGCTTCTTCGGCGCTGCGGATGTCTATGTGCCAGCCGACCAGCTTGGCCGCCAACCGCACGTTCTGCCCCTTCTTACCAATGGCCAGCGACAACTGGTCTTCGGGGACCGTGACGGTCAGCTTCTTCTCTTCGAAGCTGTTGATCTCGACCTTCGAGACTTTGGCCGGCGACAGGGCGTTCGCGGCAAAGACCGCCGGGTCTTCGCTCCACTCGATGATGTCGATGCGTTCGCCGCGCAGCTCGCGGATGATCGCCTGCACGCGCGAGCCCTTCATGCCGACGCACGCGCCGACGGGGTCGACGTCGCGCTCGGTCGAAATCACCGCGATCTTGGCGCGGTCGCCGGGCTCGCGCACGGCGGCCTTGATCTGCACCGTGCCGTCATAAATCTCCGGCACTTCCATTTCAAACAGCCGCTTCAGCAGCTCAGGCGAGGTGCGCGAGACTTCGACCTGCGGCCCTTTGGAATCCGTCAGCACGTTGTTGATGACGACGCGCAGGCGCTCGCCCTGGCTGAAGCTTTCGACGCGCGACTGCTCCGATTTAGGCAGCACGGCTTCGAGCTTGCCGAAATCGATGATCAGCCGCCCGCCCTCGAAGCGTTTGACGAAGCCGTTGACGAG
The Blastocatellia bacterium DNA segment above includes these coding regions:
- the nusA gene encoding transcription termination factor NusA, which codes for MSTSMSPIAQTIDVLSREKNIDPMVIIAAIEEAVIKAARKQFNAEQTGEELRARYDPETGDIDLFALMTVVDEVQNLATEISLADVTEMGIEGAEVGDQLEFPKPKEELGRIAAQTAKQIIFQKVREAERKNVYDEYIGRLGELVNGFVKRFEGGRLIIDFGKLEAVLPKSEQSRVESFSQGERLRVVINNVLTDSKGPQVEVSRTSPELLKRLFEMEVPEIYDGTVQIKAAVREPGDRAKIAVISTERDVDPVGACVGMKGSRVQAIIRELRGERIDIIEWSEDPAVFAANALSPAKVSKVEINSFEEKKLTVTVPEDQLSLAIGKKGQNVRLAAKLVGWHIDIRSAEEAARAAAAQLEAVMAGGEATLADIRESLALDQITAQRLKDRGIENIEQLSGMGVDELVDAIDVSFDQANEILERAHRLLAQKHAREVQAAKEAAAAPAEAEAADETATGSEATEPEAGHGVSVSEEGVEGSAHDAELAESGEAAEAAPEAALEAEAMPEEGHETATAATEEATIDPSRLAEPEPSAEEAADEMDEERQYAPPPDAEPDPARPDASAVPNFDAMSPTEVQIQETLADAPAGSEAELGPMPASGLQAFAPGAQVVAETHREWVEESGIDEGREQSAEELVESFRADLTLEDVEHVTGETATGGEGEETKE